Proteins encoded together in one Musa acuminata AAA Group cultivar baxijiao chromosome BXJ3-6, Cavendish_Baxijiao_AAA, whole genome shotgun sequence window:
- the LOC103986580 gene encoding mavicyanin, with translation MAATWGGFINVVALAVLVQVAAAATYTVGGSEGGWDLSTDLQTWASAQTFVPGDSLSFAYAPSHDVVEVTKAEYDACTASRPIQSYTGGSTVIKLSAPGKRHFICGIAGHCTAGMKLEVDVVSAAAAAATPPPVPTPTKPEAPAASHGPRSPGSSPLGSATSTGSSSSEPPAVDLVLAPVSPPPSQSAADGVGHPKLAIGLTMGMLMTVVL, from the exons ATGGCGGCGACTTGGGGAGGATTCATCAACGTCGTGGCCTTGGCGGTGCTGGTTCAAGTTGCGGCCGCTGCAACTTACACTGTCGGAGGCTCGGAGGGAGGGTGGGATCTAAGCACAGATCTGCAGACGTGGGCGTCGGCTCAGACGTTTGTGCCTGGTGACAGCCTGA GCTTCGCATACGCTCCATCCCATGATGTGGTGGAGGTAACAAAAGCAGAATACGATGCATGCACCGCAAGCAGGCCGATCCAATCTTACACAGGCGGGAGCACCGTCATCAAGTTATCGGCACCCGGGAAGCGACACTTCATCTGTGGGATCGCAGGGCACTGCACCGCCGGGATGAAGCTCGAAGTCGACGTTGTCtctgcagcggcagcggcggcgacgcCACCGCCCGTCCCGACACCAACGAAACCTGAAGCTCCTGCTGCTTCTCATGGACCTCGTTCACCGGGGAGTTCGCCGCTCGGCAGCGCCACGAGCACGGGTTCATCATCGTCGGAGCCACCGGCTGTAGACCTGGTTCTCGCTCCAGTTTCGCCACCTCCATCGCAATCTGCAGCCGACGGAGTTGGTCATCCAAAGCTTGCGATTGGACTCACCATGGGAATGCTGATGACTGTGGTTCTGTGA
- the LOC135640624 gene encoding sulfite exporter TauE/SafE family protein 5-like isoform X2, translating into MKTWCSMFLLRSVLPLPMAIILVTFAGGTNSTSQHHGVELLLKQLTSWRQHQKESMQGEATTPGYRTLVSCLLCFIAASVSSAGGVGGGSLFLPILNLVAGLDLKAATTYSAFMVTGGSIANVLCNLFFTSVGTEATNPPINYEIALLSQPSMLLGVSLGVICNIMFPEWLITVLFAVFLACSTFRTCKAGVRCWHAETEETETTDGHGRERSVNGAEEALLGGAQSGRIRFPWKDVVVLVMIWVCFFLLHVLAGDKHGKGAINLKPCGVAYWFITLSQIPLAIAFTAYVLYEKKDSHHRQVDTQQTHAGQSANKDPGVAGVCISTGGTLDRGFEWPIWDWWRTPPKPCASADRDTSPDCSGNKQFHGDVLSFHDHGQVHNPGNDTSRSSFGLCSAVLCSLGYWIDGHERNRTEVGQSFSYCVHSHRRDGRKHDHHNLLWCD; encoded by the exons ATGAAGACGTGGTGCTCCATGTTTCTTCTCCGGTCGGTGCTGCCTCTTCCAATGGCCATCATCCtcgtgacatttgcaggaggcaccAATTCCACTTCGCAGCATCACGGCGTAGAGCTCCTCCTGAAGCAATTAACTAGCTGGAGGCAGCACCAAAAGGAATCCATGCAAGGGGAGGCAACAACCCCGGGCTACCGGACTCTCGTGTCATGTCTTCTCTGCTTCATTGCCGCCTCGGTTTCAAGCGCAGGAGGGGTCGGCGGTGGCTCCTTGTTCCTCCCCATCCTCAACCTGGTGGCTGGATTAGACCTGAAGGCAGCCACCACGTACTCAGCCTTCATGGTCACGGGGGGTTCGATAGCCAACGTTCTGTGCAACCTCTTCTTCACCAGCGTCGGCACTGAAGCAACCAACCCACCGATCAATTATGAGATCGCTCTGCTCTCGCAGCCAAGCATGCTGCTAGGGGTCAGCCTGGGGGTCATCTGTAACATCATGTTCCCGGAGTGGCTCATCACCGTCCTGTTTGCCGTCTTCCTTGCGTGCTCTACTTTCAGGACATGCAAGGCTGGGGTTCGATGCTGGCACGCTGAGACGGAGGAGACGGAAACGACCGATGGACACGGACGGGAGAGGAGTGTGAatggcgcggaagaggctcttcttGGTGGTGCACAGAGTGGCAGGATAAGGTTCCCTTGGAAGGACGTGGTGGTCTTGGTGATGATATGGGTCTGTTTCTTCCTTCTGCATGTCCTCGCAGGAGACAAACATGGGAAG GGTGCAATCAACTTGAAACCATGCGGAGTTGCATATTGGTTCATCACATTGTCTCAGATCCCTTTGGCTATTGCTTTCACGGCATACGTGCTGTACGAGAAGAAGGATTCTCATCATCGGCAAGTAGACACCCAG CAAACTCACGCAGGACAAAGCGCAAATAAGGATCCAGGCGTTGCCGGTGTTTGCATTTCCACTGGCGGCACTCTTGACAGGGGTTTTGAGTGGCCTATTTGGGATTGGTGGAGGACTCCTCCTAAACCCTGTGCTTCTGCAGATCGGGATACCTCCCCAG ACTGCAGCGGCAACAAGCAGTTTCATGGTGATGTTCTCAGCTTCCATGACCACGGTCAAGTACATAATCCTGGGAATGATACAAGTCGATCGAGCTTCGGTCTATGCAGTGCTGTGCTTTGCAGCCTCGGCTATTGGATCGATGGCCATGAAAGGAATCGTACTGAAGTCGGGCAGAGTTTCTCCTATTGTGTTCACAGTCACCGCCGTGATGGCCGTAAGCACGACCACCATAATTTGCTATGGTGCGATTGA
- the LOC135640624 gene encoding sulfite exporter TauE/SafE family protein 5-like isoform X4 yields MKTWCSMFLLRSVLPLPMAIILVTFAGGTNSTSQHHGVELLLKQLTSWRQHQKESMQGEATTPGYRTLVSCLLCFIAASVSSAGGVGGGSLFLPILNLVAGLDLKAATTYSAFMVTGGSIANVLCNLFFTSVGTEATNPPINYEIALLSQPSMLLGVSLGVICNIMFPEWLITVLFAVFLACSTFRTCKAGVRCWHAETEETETTDGHGRERSVNGAEEALLGGAQSGRIRFPWKDVVVLVMIWVCFFLLHVLAGDKHGKGAINLKPCGVAYWFITLSQIPLAIAFTAYVLYEKKDSHHRQVDTQQTHAGQSANKDPGVAGVCISTGGTLDRGFEWPIWDWWRTPPKPCASADRDTSPDCSGNKQFHGDVLSFHDHGQVHNPGNDTSRSSFGLCSAVLCSLGYWIDGHERNRTEVGQSFSYCVHSHRRDGLLAVGEWD; encoded by the exons ATGAAGACGTGGTGCTCCATGTTTCTTCTCCGGTCGGTGCTGCCTCTTCCAATGGCCATCATCCtcgtgacatttgcaggaggcaccAATTCCACTTCGCAGCATCACGGCGTAGAGCTCCTCCTGAAGCAATTAACTAGCTGGAGGCAGCACCAAAAGGAATCCATGCAAGGGGAGGCAACAACCCCGGGCTACCGGACTCTCGTGTCATGTCTTCTCTGCTTCATTGCCGCCTCGGTTTCAAGCGCAGGAGGGGTCGGCGGTGGCTCCTTGTTCCTCCCCATCCTCAACCTGGTGGCTGGATTAGACCTGAAGGCAGCCACCACGTACTCAGCCTTCATGGTCACGGGGGGTTCGATAGCCAACGTTCTGTGCAACCTCTTCTTCACCAGCGTCGGCACTGAAGCAACCAACCCACCGATCAATTATGAGATCGCTCTGCTCTCGCAGCCAAGCATGCTGCTAGGGGTCAGCCTGGGGGTCATCTGTAACATCATGTTCCCGGAGTGGCTCATCACCGTCCTGTTTGCCGTCTTCCTTGCGTGCTCTACTTTCAGGACATGCAAGGCTGGGGTTCGATGCTGGCACGCTGAGACGGAGGAGACGGAAACGACCGATGGACACGGACGGGAGAGGAGTGTGAatggcgcggaagaggctcttcttGGTGGTGCACAGAGTGGCAGGATAAGGTTCCCTTGGAAGGACGTGGTGGTCTTGGTGATGATATGGGTCTGTTTCTTCCTTCTGCATGTCCTCGCAGGAGACAAACATGGGAAG GGTGCAATCAACTTGAAACCATGCGGAGTTGCATATTGGTTCATCACATTGTCTCAGATCCCTTTGGCTATTGCTTTCACGGCATACGTGCTGTACGAGAAGAAGGATTCTCATCATCGGCAAGTAGACACCCAG CAAACTCACGCAGGACAAAGCGCAAATAAGGATCCAGGCGTTGCCGGTGTTTGCATTTCCACTGGCGGCACTCTTGACAGGGGTTTTGAGTGGCCTATTTGGGATTGGTGGAGGACTCCTCCTAAACCCTGTGCTTCTGCAGATCGGGATACCTCCCCAG ACTGCAGCGGCAACAAGCAGTTTCATGGTGATGTTCTCAGCTTCCATGACCACGGTCAAGTACATAATCCTGGGAATGATACAAGTCGATCGAGCTTCGGTCTATGCAGTGCTGTGCTTTGCAGCCTCGGCTATTGGATCGATGGCCATGAAAGGAATCGTACTGAAGTCGGGCAGAGTTTCTCCTATTGTGTTCACAGTCACCGCCGTGATGGCC TGCTAGCTGTCGGTGAATGGGATTAG
- the LOC135640624 gene encoding sulfite exporter TauE/SafE family protein 5-like isoform X3, translating into MKTWCSMFLLRSVLPLPMAIILVTFAGGTNSTSQHHGVELLLKQLTSWRQHQKESMQGEATTPGYRTLVSCLLCFIAASVSSAGGVGGGSLFLPILNLVAGLDLKAATTYSAFMVTGGSIANVLCNLFFTSVGTEATNPPINYEIALLSQPSMLLGVSLGVICNIMFPEWLITVLFAVFLACSTFRTCKAGVRCWHAETEETETTDGHGRERSVNGAEEALLGGAQSGRIRFPWKDVVVLVMIWVCFFLLHVLAGDKHGKCSSGCNQLETMRSCILVHHIVSDPFGYCFHGIRAVREEGFSSSASRHPGQSANKDPGVAGVCISTGGTLDRGFEWPIWDWWRTPPKPCASADRDTSPDCSGNKQFHGDVLSFHDHGQVHNPGNDTSRSSFGLCSAVLCSLGYWIDGHERNRTEVGQSFSYCVHSHRRDGRKHDHHNLLWCD; encoded by the exons ATGAAGACGTGGTGCTCCATGTTTCTTCTCCGGTCGGTGCTGCCTCTTCCAATGGCCATCATCCtcgtgacatttgcaggaggcaccAATTCCACTTCGCAGCATCACGGCGTAGAGCTCCTCCTGAAGCAATTAACTAGCTGGAGGCAGCACCAAAAGGAATCCATGCAAGGGGAGGCAACAACCCCGGGCTACCGGACTCTCGTGTCATGTCTTCTCTGCTTCATTGCCGCCTCGGTTTCAAGCGCAGGAGGGGTCGGCGGTGGCTCCTTGTTCCTCCCCATCCTCAACCTGGTGGCTGGATTAGACCTGAAGGCAGCCACCACGTACTCAGCCTTCATGGTCACGGGGGGTTCGATAGCCAACGTTCTGTGCAACCTCTTCTTCACCAGCGTCGGCACTGAAGCAACCAACCCACCGATCAATTATGAGATCGCTCTGCTCTCGCAGCCAAGCATGCTGCTAGGGGTCAGCCTGGGGGTCATCTGTAACATCATGTTCCCGGAGTGGCTCATCACCGTCCTGTTTGCCGTCTTCCTTGCGTGCTCTACTTTCAGGACATGCAAGGCTGGGGTTCGATGCTGGCACGCTGAGACGGAGGAGACGGAAACGACCGATGGACACGGACGGGAGAGGAGTGTGAatggcgcggaagaggctcttcttGGTGGTGCACAGAGTGGCAGGATAAGGTTCCCTTGGAAGGACGTGGTGGTCTTGGTGATGATATGGGTCTGTTTCTTCCTTCTGCATGTCCTCGCAGGAGACAAACATGGGAAG TGCTCTTCAGGGTGCAATCAACTTGAAACCATGCGGAGTTGCATATTGGTTCATCACATTGTCTCAGATCCCTTTGGCTATTGCTTTCACGGCATACGTGCTGTACGAGAAGAAGGATTCTCATCATCGGCAAGTAGACACCCAG GACAAAGCGCAAATAAGGATCCAGGCGTTGCCGGTGTTTGCATTTCCACTGGCGGCACTCTTGACAGGGGTTTTGAGTGGCCTATTTGGGATTGGTGGAGGACTCCTCCTAAACCCTGTGCTTCTGCAGATCGGGATACCTCCCCAG ACTGCAGCGGCAACAAGCAGTTTCATGGTGATGTTCTCAGCTTCCATGACCACGGTCAAGTACATAATCCTGGGAATGATACAAGTCGATCGAGCTTCGGTCTATGCAGTGCTGTGCTTTGCAGCCTCGGCTATTGGATCGATGGCCATGAAAGGAATCGTACTGAAGTCGGGCAGAGTTTCTCCTATTGTGTTCACAGTCACCGCCGTGATGGCCGTAAGCACGACCACCATAATTTGCTATGGTGCGATTGA
- the LOC135640624 gene encoding sulfite exporter TauE/SafE family protein 5-like isoform X1, translated as MKTWCSMFLLRSVLPLPMAIILVTFAGGTNSTSQHHGVELLLKQLTSWRQHQKESMQGEATTPGYRTLVSCLLCFIAASVSSAGGVGGGSLFLPILNLVAGLDLKAATTYSAFMVTGGSIANVLCNLFFTSVGTEATNPPINYEIALLSQPSMLLGVSLGVICNIMFPEWLITVLFAVFLACSTFRTCKAGVRCWHAETEETETTDGHGRERSVNGAEEALLGGAQSGRIRFPWKDVVVLVMIWVCFFLLHVLAGDKHGKGAINLKPCGVAYWFITLSQIPLAIAFTAYVLYEKKDSHHRQVDTQDKAQIRIQALPVFAFPLAALLTGVLSGLFGIGGGLLLNPVLLQIGIPPQTAAATSSFMVMFSASMTTVKYIILGMIQVDRASVYAVLCFAASAIGSMAMKGIVLKSGRVSPIVFTVTAVMAVSTTTIICYGAIDVWRAYTSGKYMGFKSSCEK; from the exons ATGAAGACGTGGTGCTCCATGTTTCTTCTCCGGTCGGTGCTGCCTCTTCCAATGGCCATCATCCtcgtgacatttgcaggaggcaccAATTCCACTTCGCAGCATCACGGCGTAGAGCTCCTCCTGAAGCAATTAACTAGCTGGAGGCAGCACCAAAAGGAATCCATGCAAGGGGAGGCAACAACCCCGGGCTACCGGACTCTCGTGTCATGTCTTCTCTGCTTCATTGCCGCCTCGGTTTCAAGCGCAGGAGGGGTCGGCGGTGGCTCCTTGTTCCTCCCCATCCTCAACCTGGTGGCTGGATTAGACCTGAAGGCAGCCACCACGTACTCAGCCTTCATGGTCACGGGGGGTTCGATAGCCAACGTTCTGTGCAACCTCTTCTTCACCAGCGTCGGCACTGAAGCAACCAACCCACCGATCAATTATGAGATCGCTCTGCTCTCGCAGCCAAGCATGCTGCTAGGGGTCAGCCTGGGGGTCATCTGTAACATCATGTTCCCGGAGTGGCTCATCACCGTCCTGTTTGCCGTCTTCCTTGCGTGCTCTACTTTCAGGACATGCAAGGCTGGGGTTCGATGCTGGCACGCTGAGACGGAGGAGACGGAAACGACCGATGGACACGGACGGGAGAGGAGTGTGAatggcgcggaagaggctcttcttGGTGGTGCACAGAGTGGCAGGATAAGGTTCCCTTGGAAGGACGTGGTGGTCTTGGTGATGATATGGGTCTGTTTCTTCCTTCTGCATGTCCTCGCAGGAGACAAACATGGGAAG GGTGCAATCAACTTGAAACCATGCGGAGTTGCATATTGGTTCATCACATTGTCTCAGATCCCTTTGGCTATTGCTTTCACGGCATACGTGCTGTACGAGAAGAAGGATTCTCATCATCGGCAAGTAGACACCCAG GACAAAGCGCAAATAAGGATCCAGGCGTTGCCGGTGTTTGCATTTCCACTGGCGGCACTCTTGACAGGGGTTTTGAGTGGCCTATTTGGGATTGGTGGAGGACTCCTCCTAAACCCTGTGCTTCTGCAGATCGGGATACCTCCCCAG ACTGCAGCGGCAACAAGCAGTTTCATGGTGATGTTCTCAGCTTCCATGACCACGGTCAAGTACATAATCCTGGGAATGATACAAGTCGATCGAGCTTCGGTCTATGCAGTGCTGTGCTTTGCAGCCTCGGCTATTGGATCGATGGCCATGAAAGGAATCGTACTGAAGTCGGGCAGAGTTTCTCCTATTGTGTTCACAGTCACCGCCGTGATGGCCGTAAGCACGACCACCATAATTTGCTATGGTGCGATTGATGTTTGGAGAGCGTACACCAGTGGAAAGTATATGGGCTTCAAATCATCTTGTGAGAAATAA
- the LOC135640423 gene encoding uncharacterized protein LOC135640423, with the protein MASNLLKLLPSQTCLGASPPLHQPNVHLQHASPPFPKRLHLSASLVSSSLGRITASSTRDLSSPTPYKPPSSREEAISQAKLCLSTTLQKPLNNSPPLPTRKLKKLRHPRYRVEIPVVDDSPGSLTQLALDVFSDLSIRKKGGKPRLLILWSSPAVADSARQAFDSVVNSDCASVTSESLSSTDLAVFMAPEVSQLEEMKAVTDCLYPKPVVLFNPQWGFEEEKDLGRAAESFVSSFEVVYSFMGLEVRGVLSKRSGVVLKCVRDGVVSGEGWVVMVEEEGNKEELKMVTTFKRRPSIAEVENVLYNLMAANSPVTKSVKFISDLVSNVTGRKANK; encoded by the coding sequence ATGGCCTCCAATCTCCTCAAGCTTCTTCCTTCCCAGACCTGCCTCGGAGCCTCACCTCCGCTCCATCAACCTAATGTCCACCTCCAACACGCGTCCCCCCCCTTCCCCAAAAGACTGCACCTTTCTGCCTCACTCGTCAGCTCTTCACTAGGACGCATCACCGCTTCCTCCACTCGGGACCTCTCCTCCCCCACTCCCTACAAACCGCCCTCCTCTAGAGAAGAAGCCATCTCCCAGGCCAAGCTCTGCCTTTCCACCACCCTGCAGAAACCCCTCAACAACTCGCCTCCCCTCCCCACCAGGAAGCTCAAGAAGCTGAGACATCCCCGGTACCGCGTCGAGATACCGGTCGTCGACGACTCACCGGGCTCCCTCACCCAGCTCGCCCTCGACGTCTTCTCTGACCTGTCCATCCGGAAAAAGGGCGGGAAACCGAGGCTGTTGATCTTGTGGTCTTCTCCCGCGGTGGCAGATTCGGCGCGGCAGGCGTTCGACTCGGTCGTCAACTCGGACTGTGCCTCGGTGACGTCCGAGTCGCTGAGTTCCACGGACTTGGCGGTCTTTATGGCGCCCGAGGTGTCCCAGTTGGAGGAAATGAAAGCGGTCACCGACTGCCTTTACCCCAAGCCGGTGGTCCTCTTCAACCCCCAGTGGGGGTTCGAGGAGGAGAAGGACTTGGGCAGGGCCGCCGAGAGCTTTGTGAGCTCCTTCGAGGTGGTCTACTCCTTCATGGGGTTGGAGGTCCGAGGCGTCCTCAGCAAGAGGAGCGGTGTGGTGTTGAAATGCGTGAGGGATGGAGTGGTGAGTGGGGAAGGGTGGGTGGTCATGGTGGAGGAAGAAGGTAACAAGGAGGAGCTGAAGATGGTCACCACGTTCAAGAGGAGGCCGTCCATCGCGGAGGTCGAGAACGTCTTGTACAATCTGATGGCCGCGAATTCGCCGGTCACCAAGTCCGTGAAGTTTATCAGTGATCTGGTCTCCAATGTGACTGGAAGGAAGGCGAACAAGTAA
- the LOC135640624 gene encoding sulfite exporter TauE/SafE family protein 5-like isoform X5, producing the protein MKTWCSMFLLRSVLPLPMAIILVTFAGGTNSTSQHHGVELLLKQLTSWRQHQKESMQGEATTPGYRTLVSCLLCFIAASVSSAGGVGGGSLFLPILNLVAGLDLKAATTYSAFMVTGGSIANVLCNLFFTSVGTEATNPPINYEIALLSQPSMLLGVSLGVICNIMFPEWLITVLFAVFLACSTFRTCKAGVRCWHAETEETETTDGHGRERSVNGAEEALLGGAQSGRIRFPWKDVVVLVMIWVCFFLLHVLAGDKHGKGAINLKPCGVAYWFITLSQIPLAIAFTAYVLYEKKDSHHRQVDTQDKAQIRIQALPVFAFPLAALLTGVLSGLFGIGGGLLLNPVLLQIGIPPQTAAATSSFMVMFSASMTTVKYIILGMIQVDRASVYAVLCFAASAIGSMAMKGIVLKSGRVSPIVFTVTAVMAC; encoded by the exons ATGAAGACGTGGTGCTCCATGTTTCTTCTCCGGTCGGTGCTGCCTCTTCCAATGGCCATCATCCtcgtgacatttgcaggaggcaccAATTCCACTTCGCAGCATCACGGCGTAGAGCTCCTCCTGAAGCAATTAACTAGCTGGAGGCAGCACCAAAAGGAATCCATGCAAGGGGAGGCAACAACCCCGGGCTACCGGACTCTCGTGTCATGTCTTCTCTGCTTCATTGCCGCCTCGGTTTCAAGCGCAGGAGGGGTCGGCGGTGGCTCCTTGTTCCTCCCCATCCTCAACCTGGTGGCTGGATTAGACCTGAAGGCAGCCACCACGTACTCAGCCTTCATGGTCACGGGGGGTTCGATAGCCAACGTTCTGTGCAACCTCTTCTTCACCAGCGTCGGCACTGAAGCAACCAACCCACCGATCAATTATGAGATCGCTCTGCTCTCGCAGCCAAGCATGCTGCTAGGGGTCAGCCTGGGGGTCATCTGTAACATCATGTTCCCGGAGTGGCTCATCACCGTCCTGTTTGCCGTCTTCCTTGCGTGCTCTACTTTCAGGACATGCAAGGCTGGGGTTCGATGCTGGCACGCTGAGACGGAGGAGACGGAAACGACCGATGGACACGGACGGGAGAGGAGTGTGAatggcgcggaagaggctcttcttGGTGGTGCACAGAGTGGCAGGATAAGGTTCCCTTGGAAGGACGTGGTGGTCTTGGTGATGATATGGGTCTGTTTCTTCCTTCTGCATGTCCTCGCAGGAGACAAACATGGGAAG GGTGCAATCAACTTGAAACCATGCGGAGTTGCATATTGGTTCATCACATTGTCTCAGATCCCTTTGGCTATTGCTTTCACGGCATACGTGCTGTACGAGAAGAAGGATTCTCATCATCGGCAAGTAGACACCCAG GACAAAGCGCAAATAAGGATCCAGGCGTTGCCGGTGTTTGCATTTCCACTGGCGGCACTCTTGACAGGGGTTTTGAGTGGCCTATTTGGGATTGGTGGAGGACTCCTCCTAAACCCTGTGCTTCTGCAGATCGGGATACCTCCCCAG ACTGCAGCGGCAACAAGCAGTTTCATGGTGATGTTCTCAGCTTCCATGACCACGGTCAAGTACATAATCCTGGGAATGATACAAGTCGATCGAGCTTCGGTCTATGCAGTGCTGTGCTTTGCAGCCTCGGCTATTGGATCGATGGCCATGAAAGGAATCGTACTGAAGTCGGGCAGAGTTTCTCCTATTGTGTTCACAGTCACCGCCGTGATGGCC TGCTAG